The following coding sequences are from one Nicotiana tabacum cultivar K326 chromosome 1, ASM71507v2, whole genome shotgun sequence window:
- the LOC142162645 gene encoding uncharacterized protein LOC142162645, with product MKREKLDNQFANILEILKQIHINIPFTNALLQMPSYAKFLKEILSSKRKLEEVSVVTLTEKCSAILQNKLPQKLGDPSSFTIPCILGGVYFEKALCDSGASINLMSFSIFKKLDIGEIKHTSVSLQFADQSTKKPKGIIENVLVRVDKFVFPVDFIVLKMKEYLNEPIILGRPFLATGRAIIDVHQGQLILRVDEERVIFDMQKILRYSRDETSSSCFSIDMISYLTDEFKDDQLIPDSMERCLIKSGTTQDDDPIIRKEAEILDKDSEEEEMKSEKVQ from the coding sequence atgaaaagagaaaagcttgACAACCAATTTGCAAATATTTTggagattttaaaacaaatacacATCAATATTCCTTTTACTAATGCTTTGTTACAAATGCCTTCATATGccaaatttttaaaggaaattttgtcaagtaaaagaaaattagaaGAAGTTTCTGTGGTAACGCTTACGGAAAAATGCagtgctatacttcaaaataagctaccaCAAAAACTTGGTGATCCAAGCagttttacaattccatgcatTTTGGGAGGAGTATATTTTGAAAAAGCACTTTGTGATTCTGGAGCTTCAATAAATCTAATGTCATTTTCTATATTTAAAAAGTTAGATATTGGTGAAATAAAACACACAAGTGTTTCTCTTCAGTTTGCAGATCAAAGTACTAAGAAACCTAAGGGAATAATTGAAAATGTACTCGTAAGAGTAGATAAGTTTGTTTTCCCCGTAGATTTTATAGTACTTAAAATGAAAGAATATCTTAATGAACCAATAATTTTAGGTAGACCATTTCTTGCTACAGGAAGAGCAATTATAGATGTTCATCAAGGACAATTAATTTTaagagttgatgaagaaagagtcatatttgatatgcaaaagatactaAGATATTCAAGAGATGAAACATCATCTTCATGTTTTTCAATTGACATGATTAGTTATCTTACAGATGAATTCAAAGATGATCAATTAATTCCAGATTCAATGGAAAGATGCTTGATCAAATCAGGCACCACACAGGACGATGATCCCATCATCAgaaaagaagctgaaatattggACAAAGAttcagaagaagaagagatgaaaTCCGAAAAAGTTCAATaa